A single region of the Bdellovibrio sp. GT3 genome encodes:
- a CDS encoding AarF/ABC1/UbiB kinase family protein, producing the protein MSGLLKLFIFSLVGFFGVVALAIPKDVGLYLSYEQRLATTYALMASGLEPVQQEILLDRGINYFRLAAEMPVETIEVKSFKDFLKAFRGEWPNTQSTSLDLEILEKASPRAFRIFKSASARVQKQIDEYIEWQEQKLKTMGSEAKGSKIPMLNPEILAQAALLMQSEAGQKHGKKLFLQHSDQFFQEQLKEFDRIGEKVATSGLAQTDDRITKLVMETILSEYFARLSLASKKLIVSSFLGGDLQMGDMQKFEVMVQNSGPQLQKLLQVVARQGGLDPAMLQIFKRLEDAVRSVPYHQVEQILKNENKNYDFTYFERKPLGVGTMAQVHRAKIQVNGQRRDVVVRFIKPEIETRVHEDARILAEVAAILDTNIEYLKSGMPKMGPLVSDITATVTAELSQDDTVARQSLAAKRYNQEVFMKTAGYKNTVQFHVPEIYSPKLSKSKFMVQEMVFGRKLDKEAKDWQQVAPKLRAGIVETLVQVWGQEALFGSGFYHSDLHQGNFLVRFGDDKIRVNLLDFGMGGQISPEMQQNILLLESALSIHDSDLIGRALWEISNKAGNSVSESQFKMLVRAKVRKGFKTADDVSTEEWTKWAMNHGLRLPYDFININRGITILKKLLQDSGSTEDLRSIMSKVALKHPKKVINTLVGKNLLSPVELVKAGVSTLINPPLPPVTKPAAIISCQSVFN; encoded by the coding sequence ATGAGTGGTTTATTAAAGCTATTTATATTTTCATTGGTTGGCTTTTTTGGGGTCGTGGCTTTGGCCATTCCCAAAGATGTTGGTCTTTATTTGTCCTATGAGCAGCGCTTGGCAACTACTTATGCCTTGATGGCTTCCGGCTTGGAGCCTGTCCAGCAGGAAATTCTTTTGGATCGCGGAATCAATTACTTCAGGTTAGCGGCAGAAATGCCGGTTGAAACTATCGAAGTTAAAAGCTTTAAGGATTTTTTGAAGGCATTCAGAGGTGAGTGGCCCAACACGCAAAGTACAAGCTTGGATTTGGAAATTCTGGAGAAGGCGTCACCGCGTGCCTTCCGTATATTTAAGTCTGCCAGTGCCCGCGTGCAAAAACAAATCGATGAATATATAGAGTGGCAAGAACAGAAATTAAAAACAATGGGCTCTGAAGCAAAGGGTTCAAAGATTCCCATGCTGAATCCTGAGATTTTGGCGCAAGCGGCGCTGCTAATGCAGTCAGAGGCAGGACAAAAACACGGGAAAAAATTATTTCTTCAACACAGTGATCAGTTCTTTCAGGAACAGTTGAAGGAGTTTGATCGTATCGGTGAAAAGGTAGCGACTTCTGGGCTGGCACAAACAGATGACCGCATCACCAAACTTGTGATGGAAACAATCCTTTCCGAATACTTCGCGCGACTTTCATTGGCTTCCAAAAAATTGATTGTGTCTTCATTTTTGGGCGGCGACCTTCAGATGGGCGATATGCAAAAGTTTGAGGTGATGGTGCAAAACTCCGGGCCTCAATTGCAAAAGCTTTTGCAGGTTGTGGCTCGTCAGGGTGGTCTTGATCCTGCGATGTTGCAGATTTTCAAACGACTTGAGGATGCAGTTCGCTCGGTGCCATATCATCAGGTCGAACAGATTCTTAAGAATGAAAACAAGAATTACGACTTCACGTACTTCGAACGAAAACCACTGGGTGTCGGCACGATGGCGCAGGTTCATCGCGCAAAAATCCAGGTGAATGGTCAGCGTCGGGATGTCGTGGTTCGCTTTATCAAGCCGGAAATTGAAACTCGTGTGCACGAGGACGCGCGCATTCTGGCCGAAGTGGCGGCTATTTTGGATACCAATATCGAGTATTTGAAATCGGGAATGCCCAAGATGGGGCCGTTGGTTTCAGATATCACGGCGACCGTTACTGCGGAGCTAAGTCAGGATGATACAGTGGCACGTCAGTCGTTGGCGGCTAAGCGATACAATCAGGAAGTTTTCATGAAGACGGCTGGTTATAAAAACACCGTTCAGTTTCATGTTCCGGAAATTTACTCGCCGAAATTGAGTAAGTCTAAATTTATGGTGCAGGAAATGGTGTTTGGCCGAAAACTCGACAAGGAAGCCAAAGACTGGCAGCAGGTCGCGCCTAAATTAAGAGCTGGAATTGTTGAGACCCTGGTTCAAGTATGGGGACAGGAAGCTTTGTTTGGCAGTGGATTCTATCACTCGGACTTGCATCAAGGTAACTTCCTGGTTCGTTTTGGTGATGACAAAATCAGAGTGAATCTTTTGGATTTTGGTATGGGTGGCCAAATCTCCCCAGAGATGCAGCAGAATATTCTGCTGTTGGAATCAGCATTGTCGATCCACGATTCCGATTTGATTGGCCGCGCACTGTGGGAAATCAGCAACAAGGCCGGCAACTCGGTGAGTGAGTCTCAGTTTAAAATGCTGGTTCGGGCTAAAGTTAGAAAAGGCTTTAAGACTGCAGATGATGTGTCGACGGAAGAATGGACTAAATGGGCCATGAACCACGGTTTGCGCTTGCCTTACGACTTTATCAACATAAACCGAGGTATTACCATTTTGAAGAAGCTATTGCAGGATAGTGGTAGCACCGAGGATTTGCGTTCCATCATGTCCAAAGTAGCACTGAAGCATCCTAAGAAAGTCATCAACACATTGGTTGGGAAAAATCTGCTTTCTCCAGTGGAATTGGTCAAAGCCGGTGTGAGCACTTTGATAAACCCACCATTGCCGCCAGTCACCAAGCCCGCTGCCATTATCTCGTGCCAGTCCGTGTTCAACTAG
- a CDS encoding glutamine--tRNA ligase/YqeY domain fusion protein, producing the protein MNKPNNSNNKAAPKSNEKAPAEGANFLKQIIEKDLESGKVKEVVTRFPPEPNGYLHLGHAKSICLNFGLAQEYGGRCHLRFDDTNPETEDTEYVESIMNDVKWLGFDWGKHLYYASDYFEEIYQWAEQLIKDNKAYVDSQNEEEVRVNRGDFTRPGKNSPFRERTVEENLDLFRRMRAGEFAEGQHILRAKIDMASPNMNMRDPLLYRIRKAHHHRTGDKWCIYPMYDYAHPLSDAKEMITHSICTLEFQDHRPFYDWCVENVNVPGEPHQYEFARMNMTYFVMSKRKLLQLVKEGLVMGWDDPRMPTLSGVRRRGYTPESLQRFAKRIGVSKAESLIEYDTLEACVRDHLDEVSHRAMAVLDPIKVVITNLEDGHKETILSSVHPKNADLGKRELSFTKEVYIDGSDFMENPPEDFFRLGPGREVRLRNAYVIKCNEVIKDASGKVKELHCEYYKETLGGKPLADGRKVKGIVHWVSASDCIDAEVRMYGRLFKTAHPEDVAEGQDFKINLNPESLKVIKNAKLEPSLAKASLENRYQFERVGYFCLDNKDSKPGNLVFNMVVDLASSH; encoded by the coding sequence ATGAATAAGCCCAATAATTCCAATAATAAAGCCGCTCCCAAGTCCAACGAAAAAGCTCCCGCTGAAGGCGCGAATTTTTTGAAGCAAATCATCGAAAAGGATCTTGAATCCGGCAAAGTGAAAGAAGTGGTTACACGCTTTCCACCAGAACCGAATGGTTATCTTCACTTGGGTCACGCAAAATCAATTTGTTTGAACTTCGGTTTAGCGCAGGAATACGGCGGTCGTTGCCATTTGCGTTTTGACGACACCAATCCAGAGACAGAAGACACTGAATACGTTGAATCCATCATGAATGATGTGAAGTGGTTGGGTTTTGATTGGGGCAAACACCTTTATTATGCTTCTGATTATTTCGAAGAGATTTACCAATGGGCTGAGCAGTTGATCAAAGATAACAAGGCCTATGTTGATTCTCAGAATGAAGAAGAAGTGCGCGTTAACCGTGGTGACTTCACTCGTCCGGGAAAAAACTCTCCCTTCCGTGAGCGCACTGTTGAGGAAAATCTTGATTTGTTCCGCCGCATGCGTGCAGGCGAGTTCGCGGAAGGTCAACACATCCTTCGTGCCAAAATCGACATGGCTTCGCCGAATATGAATATGCGTGATCCACTGCTGTATCGCATTCGTAAAGCGCACCATCACAGAACTGGCGACAAGTGGTGCATTTATCCAATGTACGACTATGCCCATCCGCTTTCTGATGCGAAAGAGATGATCACACATTCAATTTGTACCTTGGAATTCCAGGATCACAGACCATTCTATGATTGGTGTGTGGAAAACGTGAATGTTCCAGGCGAACCGCACCAATACGAATTTGCGCGCATGAACATGACTTACTTTGTGATGAGTAAGCGCAAGCTTTTGCAATTGGTCAAAGAAGGCTTGGTAATGGGTTGGGATGATCCTCGTATGCCGACTCTGTCAGGTGTTCGTCGTCGTGGTTACACGCCGGAGTCTTTGCAACGATTTGCAAAACGCATTGGTGTCTCTAAAGCGGAAAGTTTGATCGAATACGATACTTTGGAAGCTTGTGTGCGCGACCATCTGGATGAGGTCTCTCATCGTGCAATGGCAGTTCTTGATCCTATCAAAGTTGTGATCACGAATCTTGAAGACGGGCATAAAGAAACTATTCTGTCTTCCGTTCATCCGAAGAACGCGGACCTTGGCAAGCGTGAGCTGTCTTTCACTAAAGAAGTTTACATTGATGGTTCTGACTTCATGGAAAATCCTCCAGAGGATTTCTTCCGTCTGGGGCCAGGCCGTGAAGTGCGTCTGCGCAATGCCTATGTTATTAAATGCAACGAAGTGATCAAGGATGCATCCGGCAAAGTAAAAGAACTTCACTGCGAATACTACAAAGAGACTTTGGGCGGCAAACCACTGGCTGACGGTCGTAAAGTAAAAGGTATCGTTCACTGGGTATCTGCCTCAGATTGCATCGATGCGGAAGTACGCATGTACGGTCGCTTGTTTAAAACCGCTCATCCAGAGGACGTGGCAGAAGGTCAGGATTTCAAGATCAACCTGAACCCTGAATCCTTGAAGGTGATTAAGAACGCGAAGCTTGAGCCAAGCCTGGCTAAAGCTTCCTTGGAAAATCGTTACCAATTCGAGCGCGTGGGTTATTTCTGCTTGGATAACAAAGACTCCAAGCCGGGCAACCTGGTCTTCAATATGGTAGTGGATCTGGCAAGCTCCCACTAA
- a CDS encoding DUF333 domain-containing protein has protein sequence MKISAFVLGTLMFAAGAHADQTLKYYNNDKYEQIKFKTYEKANINEACFKGGKPNCKAWTVFTGKAKTPTKNPTPLAGNPAALYCWDVGAKNRILKAQNGDQYDACVFDDGSMIDSWDLYYKHFPRK, from the coding sequence ATGAAAATTTCAGCATTTGTATTAGGTACTTTGATGTTCGCTGCCGGAGCTCACGCCGATCAGACTCTCAAATACTACAACAACGACAAATACGAACAAATTAAGTTTAAAACCTACGAGAAGGCCAACATCAATGAAGCGTGCTTCAAAGGTGGCAAGCCGAACTGCAAGGCGTGGACGGTATTTACGGGCAAAGCTAAAACGCCGACAAAAAATCCAACGCCTCTGGCGGGAAATCCAGCCGCTCTTTATTGCTGGGACGTGGGCGCAAAAAACAGAATTCTAAAAGCACAAAACGGCGATCAATACGATGCCTGCGTCTTCGATGACGGCTCCATGATCGACTCCTGGGATCTTTACTACAAACACTTCCCAAGAAAATAA
- the prpB gene encoding methylisocitrate lyase, which yields MLFPEITPAQKRKNFRDALKTGKLLQMPGSWSPLASMAIEKAGFDGVYISGSVLSNDLGYPDIGLTSLTEVAQRGRQIARTTSLPTIIDIDTGFGEPMSATRTVQEMIEMGLAGCHIEDQVNPKRCGHLDGKSLVGRDEAARKVAAAARGKKLDENFLLIARTDARASEGLDAAIDRAKAYIDAGADCIFTEALENEKEFEKFRKAVSVPLLANMTEFGKGRLFTYAELSNLGYNIVIYPVTTFRLAMGATVAGLAEIKAKGTQEGLLEKMQTRKDLYALTRYDEYNSFDQNIFNFTLK from the coding sequence ATGTTGTTTCCTGAAATTACTCCGGCTCAGAAGCGTAAGAATTTTAGAGATGCTTTGAAGACTGGCAAGCTTTTGCAGATGCCGGGGTCTTGGTCTCCGCTTGCTTCTATGGCTATTGAGAAGGCTGGGTTTGATGGGGTTTATATTTCTGGGTCTGTTTTGTCGAACGATTTGGGTTACCCAGATATCGGTTTGACTTCACTGACTGAAGTTGCTCAGCGTGGTCGTCAGATTGCTCGTACAACTTCATTGCCTACTATTATTGATATCGACACTGGCTTTGGTGAGCCGATGAGTGCGACTCGCACAGTTCAAGAGATGATTGAGATGGGTCTTGCTGGTTGCCATATCGAAGATCAGGTAAATCCTAAGCGTTGTGGCCACCTTGATGGTAAATCACTTGTGGGTCGCGATGAGGCGGCTCGTAAAGTGGCGGCTGCAGCTCGTGGTAAAAAGCTTGATGAGAACTTTCTTTTGATTGCTCGTACGGATGCTCGTGCTTCTGAAGGTTTGGATGCGGCTATTGATCGTGCTAAGGCTTATATCGATGCGGGTGCTGATTGTATCTTTACTGAGGCTCTTGAGAACGAGAAAGAGTTTGAGAAGTTCCGAAAAGCAGTTTCTGTTCCTCTTTTGGCGAACATGACTGAGTTTGGTAAAGGTCGTTTGTTCACTTACGCTGAGCTTTCTAACCTTGGTTACAACATCGTGATCTATCCTGTGACGACTTTCCGTCTTGCGATGGGCGCTACTGTTGCGGGCTTGGCTGAAATTAAAGCTAAAGGCACTCAAGAGGGCTTGCTTGAGAAAATGCAAACTCGCAAAGACCTTTATGCGTTGACTCGTTATGATGAGTACAACAGCTTTGACCAGAACATCTTCAACTTCACGTTGAAGTAG
- a CDS encoding MmgE/PrpD family protein — protein MKKHTVRVYPSKEKLDRKDQLAWKIAEIASDNAPIKADVLDMVINRIIDNASVAIAAANRRPVASARAMAIAHPRNGGATVFGMPNDQKFDCEWATWANGTAVRELDFHDTYLAADYSHPGDNIPAILAVAQQMGKNGKELLKGIVTGYEVHVDLVKAICLHMHKKDHIAHLCPAQAAGIGTLLALPTETIFQAVQQAVHVSFTTRQSRKGEISSWKAYAPAHAGKLAVEAVDRVMRGEGAPSPIYEGEDSVIAYMLDGKNGKYEVPLPEVGEEKRAILETYTKEHSAEYQSQALIDLARKMKPMVKNFDDIKDIVIHTSHHTHYVIGTGANDPQKMDPTASRETLDHSIMYIFAVALQDGTWHHVNSYAPERAQRADTVALWHKISTVEDKQWTAWYHETDPDKKRFGGRVEITMKDGSKIVDELGVADAHPAGARPFKRADYIRKFDTLTEGIITKAERDRFIGLCENLENLTAEQVQQLNVQIPIEKLTNNKRDTKGIF, from the coding sequence ATGAAAAAACACACAGTACGTGTTTATCCATCTAAAGAAAAATTAGATCGTAAAGATCAACTGGCTTGGAAAATTGCAGAAATCGCTTCTGACAATGCTCCAATCAAAGCTGACGTTTTGGATATGGTTATCAACCGTATCATCGACAATGCGTCTGTAGCGATCGCAGCTGCGAACCGCCGTCCGGTGGCTTCTGCTCGTGCAATGGCAATTGCGCATCCACGCAACGGTGGCGCGACTGTTTTCGGCATGCCGAACGATCAAAAATTTGACTGTGAATGGGCTACTTGGGCCAACGGTACTGCGGTTCGTGAATTGGATTTCCATGACACTTACCTGGCTGCTGACTACTCTCACCCTGGCGACAACATCCCAGCGATTCTTGCAGTTGCTCAACAAATGGGTAAAAACGGTAAAGAACTTCTTAAAGGTATCGTGACTGGTTACGAAGTTCACGTGGACCTGGTAAAAGCAATCTGCCTTCACATGCACAAAAAAGATCATATCGCTCACTTGTGCCCTGCTCAAGCAGCTGGTATCGGGACTTTGTTGGCTCTTCCAACTGAAACTATCTTCCAAGCAGTTCAACAAGCGGTTCACGTGTCTTTCACGACTCGTCAATCTCGCAAAGGTGAAATCTCTTCTTGGAAAGCTTACGCTCCAGCACACGCTGGTAAACTGGCTGTTGAAGCAGTTGACCGTGTTATGCGTGGCGAAGGCGCTCCATCTCCAATTTATGAAGGTGAAGACTCTGTTATCGCTTACATGCTTGACGGCAAAAACGGTAAATACGAAGTACCACTTCCAGAAGTTGGCGAAGAAAAACGCGCGATCCTTGAGACTTACACTAAAGAACACTCTGCAGAGTACCAATCTCAGGCATTGATCGACTTGGCTCGTAAAATGAAGCCAATGGTTAAAAACTTCGACGATATCAAAGATATCGTGATCCACACTTCTCATCACACTCACTACGTAATCGGTACTGGTGCAAACGATCCACAAAAAATGGATCCAACTGCTTCCCGCGAAACTCTTGATCACTCGATCATGTACATCTTCGCAGTGGCTCTTCAGGACGGCACTTGGCACCACGTTAACTCGTACGCTCCAGAGCGTGCACAACGTGCTGACACTGTGGCTTTGTGGCACAAAATCTCCACGGTCGAAGACAAACAATGGACTGCATGGTACCACGAGACAGATCCAGACAAAAAACGCTTCGGTGGCCGCGTAGAAATCACGATGAAAGACGGTTCTAAAATCGTTGATGAACTAGGTGTGGCTGATGCGCATCCAGCGGGGGCTCGTCCATTCAAACGTGCTGACTACATCCGTAAGTTCGACACTTTGACTGAAGGAATCATCACTAAAGCAGAGCGCGATCGTTTCATCGGTCTTTGTGAGAATTTGGAAAACTTGACTGCTGAACAAGTTCAACAGTTGAACGTACAGATTCCTATCGAGAAGTTGACTAACAATAAACGCGACACAAAAGGTATCTTCTAG
- a CDS encoding DOMON-like domain-containing protein — protein sequence MLELKPFAETEFTKIIKVESQVYVTAKDEVILEFFLSGPTRHLHFPPQHEGADSVRRDELWKTTCLEAFFAFDNNSDSPYLEVNCSPNGDWNAYAFNSYRQGMRADGTASVNLIHRSLESDQAVFRVKIQSPAMPQFKQLGITAVIEFSDGSKSYFALSHPGPQADFHNKAAFTYSL from the coding sequence GTGCTTGAGCTTAAGCCCTTTGCAGAAACAGAATTCACGAAAATCATCAAGGTGGAGTCCCAGGTTTATGTCACCGCCAAGGATGAAGTGATACTTGAGTTTTTCCTCTCAGGCCCCACTCGCCATTTGCATTTCCCACCTCAACACGAGGGTGCAGATTCTGTACGCCGGGATGAATTATGGAAGACCACTTGCCTGGAGGCTTTCTTTGCTTTCGACAACAATTCGGACTCCCCTTACCTTGAAGTGAATTGTTCACCTAATGGCGACTGGAATGCTTACGCTTTCAACAGCTATCGCCAGGGCATGAGAGCGGATGGCACTGCCTCCGTGAATCTGATTCACCGCTCTTTGGAATCAGACCAGGCGGTCTTTCGGGTGAAAATCCAATCACCGGCAATGCCTCAATTTAAGCAACTTGGCATCACGGCCGTCATCGAGTTTTCCGATGGATCAAAGTCCTATTTCGCATTGTCACACCCGGGCCCTCAGGCCGATTTTCACAATAAAGCGGCTTTCACCTACTCCCTCTAG
- a CDS encoding acyl-[acyl-carrier-protein] thioesterase — MNSKSWNEVFKISTLSVNPRGFLGLYGLLNLLQETAWQHAERIGFGSDQMARDNMYWVITRQIVEMTVWPRFGETIRIQTWLRPPEGAFVLRGFKVLDSQDKVIGTCTTSFLALEQGSGKILPVESLRPWSELIGEETLALETEKIAVRGDYLKLANFAVRNSDLDINYHVNNAKYAQWILDAIPYELHKTLKLKSYSVNFLAETKLGDTVDIEQSLTDSSENAQGGSSVYRGVRTADGRNLFTARLNWERP, encoded by the coding sequence ATGAACTCTAAATCCTGGAATGAAGTCTTCAAAATATCCACCCTTTCCGTGAATCCCCGGGGGTTTTTAGGGTTGTACGGACTTTTAAATCTCCTGCAAGAAACGGCCTGGCAACATGCGGAAAGAATCGGCTTTGGTTCAGATCAGATGGCCCGAGACAATATGTACTGGGTCATTACTCGCCAAATTGTCGAAATGACTGTGTGGCCCCGCTTTGGCGAAACCATCCGAATCCAGACCTGGCTGCGCCCACCCGAGGGGGCTTTCGTACTGCGTGGTTTTAAGGTTTTAGATTCCCAGGACAAAGTCATTGGCACTTGCACCACCAGCTTTTTGGCGCTGGAGCAAGGCAGTGGCAAAATTCTTCCCGTTGAGAGCCTGCGCCCTTGGTCGGAGCTTATTGGTGAGGAAACACTCGCATTGGAAACCGAAAAGATTGCGGTCCGAGGTGATTACCTGAAACTGGCAAACTTTGCGGTTCGCAATTCCGATTTGGATATCAACTATCACGTGAACAATGCCAAGTATGCGCAGTGGATACTGGATGCCATCCCCTATGAACTTCACAAAACTTTAAAACTGAAATCCTATTCCGTAAATTTTTTGGCAGAAACCAAACTGGGTGATACTGTTGATATTGAACAGAGCCTGACGGATTCATCTGAAAACGCCCAGGGCGGCTCCTCCGTTTATCGCGGGGTGCGCACCGCAGACGGCAGGAATTTATTTACGGCTCGCTTGAATTGGGAGAGACCCTAG
- a CDS encoding helix-turn-helix domain-containing protein: MRQKNMLADFLKTKRVAAGLSQRDVSDKLGYSTPQFISNWERGVSHPPINALKKLGELYKISAEDLFEVTLNATIQEVTQDLRRKFASSKSR, from the coding sequence ATGAGACAAAAAAATATGTTAGCTGACTTTCTAAAAACAAAACGTGTGGCTGCAGGTCTTTCCCAAAGAGACGTGTCAGACAAGTTGGGTTATTCAACACCTCAGTTTATTTCCAACTGGGAACGTGGGGTTTCTCATCCACCGATCAATGCTTTGAAAAAGTTGGGCGAACTATACAAAATCTCTGCCGAAGATCTTTTTGAAGTGACTTTGAACGCGACGATCCAAGAGGTCACTCAGGATTTGCGTCGTAAATTCGCCAGCTCCAAATCTCGCTAA